In a single window of the Littorina saxatilis isolate snail1 linkage group LG5, US_GU_Lsax_2.0, whole genome shotgun sequence genome:
- the LOC138967185 gene encoding DNA methyltransferase 1-associated protein 1-like has product MAVSSDVRDILELESRPEHEYVTKESLMNDNKKKKVKKQDHGTFKRPEGMARELWGLLWTDNARDPPPIFPSDSNQGYKQLKAKIGSSKVRPWKWMPFTNPARKDGAVFHHWRKVADEGKDYPFARFNKTVDVPVYSDLEYQQHLHDEGWTRQETDHLFDLSKRFDVRFITVHDRWDKQRYRQRSVEDLKERYYSVCNTLTKVRAPQGSEPKVKGFDAEHERRRKSQLIKLFDRTHEQCEEEEYLINELKKIDMRKKEREKKAQDLQKLITAADSNVDARKTERKATKKKITPQMKFKEGGANPEPGGIKFPDFKQSGVSLRSQRMKLPASIGQKKMKAIEQVLEELGIEFNPMPTEEMVQHFNELRQDIVLLYELKLALASCEYDQQMLRHRFDTLNPNSKTITPLPTTLPAPSPHLGSGGTTTAHTPAVSSLPSTMPGSSMIEEEEDSLMSAPGSPEIEPSLGTIGDEIIDDPALNRKKTGDIDVVGTPQRKRKAAMEQINLLKKMKQKV; this is encoded by the exons ATGGCGGTTTCTTCTGATGTACGTGACATCTTGGAGCTGGAAAGTCGCCCTGAACATGAATATGTTACAAAAGAATCTCTTATGAATGATAACAAAAAG AAAAAGGTGAAGAAACAGGACCATGGAACATTTAAGCGACCAGAGGGCATGGCCAGAGAGCTGTGGGGACTACTGTGGACAGACAAT GCCAGAGACCCTCCTCCCATCTTTCCGTCGGACTCGAACCAGGGTTACAAACAGCTGAAAGCCAAGATTGGCAGCAGCAAGGTCAGACCATGGAAGTGGATGCCCTTCACCAATCCTGCCCGCAAG GACGGAGCTGTATTTCATCACTGGCGCAAAGTAGCCGATGAAGGCAAAGATTACCCTTTTGCTCGTTTCAACAAG ACAGTGGACGTGCCAGTATACTCAGACCTGGAATACCAGCAGCATTTACATGACGAAGGCTGGACGCGCCAGGAGACTGACCACCTGTTTGACCTGTCAAAACGCTTTGACGTCCGCTTCATCACAGTGCATGACCGCTGGGACAAACAGCGCTACCGCCAGCGCAGTGTGGAAGACTTGAAAGAGAGATACTACAGTGTCTGTAACACTCTCACCAAG GTGCGAGCACCACAGGGGTCCGAACCAAAGGTCAAGGGCTTTGACGCTGAACACGAGCGACGGAGAAAATCACAGCTCATCAAACTCTTCGACCGCACACATGAGCAG TGTGAAGAGGAAGAGTATCTGATCAACGAGCTGAAGAAGATCGACATGCGGAAGAAGGAACGAGAGAAGAAAGCTCAGGATCTGCAGAAACTGATCACGGCAGCCGACAGCAATGTTGACGCCCGCAAAACAGAACGCAAAGCCACCAAGAAGAAAATCACACCCCAGATGAAGTTTAAAGAAGGAGGG GCTAATCCAGAGCCAGGTGGAATCAAGTTCCCAGACTTCAAGCAATCAGGAGTCTCCCTTAGGAGCCAGAGA ATGAAATTACCAGCATCCATAGGACAGAAAAAGATGAAGGCCATCGAACAAGTGTTGGAGGAGCTTGGTATAG AGTTCAACCCCATGCCGACAGAAGAGATGGTGCAGCATTTCAACGAGTTGCGACAGGACATTGTGCTCTTGTATGAGTTGAAACTGGCACTAGCGTCCTGCGAGTACGATCAGCAAATGTTGCGTCATCGTTTTGACACCCTCAACCCAAACAGCAAG ACCATCACTCCATTACCCACAACTCTCCCAGCACCTTCACCCCACCTGGGATCAGGGGGAACTACCACTGCCCACACCCCTGCTGTCAGTTCCCTCCCCTCCACGATGCCAGGTTCTTCTATGatagaggaggaggaagacagTCTCATGTCCGCACCAGGTTCTCCCGAAATCGAGCCCAGTCTGGGGACCATCGGAGACGAGATCATCGACGATCCAGCACTGAACAGGAAGAAGACAGGCGATATCGACGTTGTTGGTACTCCACAG AGGAAGAGAAAAGCTGCCATGGAACAGATCAATCTTCTGAAGAAAATGAAGCAGAAAGTCTGA